A section of the Balearica regulorum gibbericeps isolate bBalReg1 chromosome W, bBalReg1.pri, whole genome shotgun sequence genome encodes:
- the LOC142599193 gene encoding uncharacterized protein LOC142599193 — translation MLIQTMAALCFGLMFMILLCWGSYFVGRMKELGSMLVQTMVMCMALASMLLLCWGSYLVEMMGEYISLSLPAFDVDGFIMQAPKVLVHPYVSSLILLIHTAGILRVLWSLVLSWFKGRQLLSEAILKRALRQPVPGWQGVWKDLGRFLGRLSPPIAWDFTPEQASNPSKLTRHLIEGCLAYPNENQQLLALYWGLAWAYRATVQNSQRTVVEEGTQTAAEDTVAEIGTQTVTATVIAPVVKKKQWTRRSTGPYHRLVREEEEEEERFEQEAGPSAKKWEEGVREIRQEAETTRSLTSSELRDMRKDYSRQPGERIAAWLLRCWDNGADSQQLEGREAQQLGSLARNRGIERGIGKETAICSLWRRLLSSVRARYPFKEDLVNSPGKWTTADEGIQYLRELAVLEVIYSDLDDEEVSKDPEDVLCTRAMWRKVIQSAPASYSNSLAAMYFPDMDTPTVEKVSAWLQNFEENLCTTSSSLRASTSAVRGTPRNQSSPAPVRGKGSPRHMPRGTLWFFLRDQGEDMRKWDGEPTFKLEARVRELRGKTAVKKGTPKKAISVVATETREGKQRSPRRKTKITSLDPGEGTSGLSPRGSDSEYSDQEQE, via the coding sequence atgctgatacaaacaatggctgctctgtgctttggcctaATGTTCAtgatcttactgtgctggggtAGCTATTtcgtggggaggatgaaggaacttgggagcatgctagtacaaacaatggttatgtgcatggccctggcatcaatgttattgctgtgctgggggagctatcttgtggagatgatgggggaatacatctctctctctctacctgcTTTTGAtgtggatggtttcattatgcaggctcctaaggtccttgttcacccttatgtaagctcattaatattactaattcatactgctggcatattacgggtgttgtggagtttggttttgtcctggtttaaggggagacaacttttaagtgaggcaatactgaaacgtgccctgaggcagccagtccccgggtggcagggtgtgtggaaggatttgggcaggttcctaggtcgattatcacctcctatagcctgggacttcacacctgaacaggcaagcaatcccagcaaactgacacgccacctgatagaagggtgtcttgcctaccccaatgaaaaccaacagcttctagcactgtactggggcctggcctgggcctatcgagccacagtgcagaactctcagaggactgtggttgaggaaggcacccaaactgcagctgaggacaccgtgGCTGAGATAGGGACACAAACAGTAACAgctacagtaattgccccagtagtaaaaaagaaacagtggaccaggaggtcaacaggtccctatcatcgattagtaagggaagaggaagaagaggaggagaggtttgagcaggaagctggtccttcagcaaagaagtgggaggaaggagtgagagaaataagacaagaagcagaaactacccggtctctgacctcatccgaacttcgagatatgcggaaagattacagccgccagcctggtgagcggattgctgcctggctgcttcgatgctgggataatggggctgacagtcagcaattggaaggcagggaagcccaacagctgggatccctagctagaaaccgaggaattgagaggggaattggaaaagagacagcaatttgcagtctctggagacggctgctttcaagtgtgagggcaagatacccattcaaggaagatcttgttaactccccaggaaagtggaccaccgcagatgaaggcatccagtacctgagagaactagcggtgttggaagtcatctatagtgatctagatgatgaggaggtctccaaagatccagaggatgtcctgtgcacacgggccatgtggaggaaggtgattcaaagtgccccagcatcgtattctaacagcttggcagcaatgtatttcccagatatggacacaccaactgtggagaaggtgtctgcttggcttcagaactttgaagaaaacctctgtaccacctcctcctccctacggGCCAGTACGTCGGCTGTCAGAGGTACtccaagaaatcagtcatctcctgctccggtcagagggaaagggagccccaggcatatgCCACGTGGTACactctggtttttcctgcgtgaccaaggggaggacatgaggaagtgggacggTGAGCCCACCTTTAAGTTGGAAGCCCGTGTTCGTGAactaagagggaagacagctgttaagaaggggacaCCCAAGAAGGCCATCAGTGTAGTTGCTACAGAGACACGAGAAGGCAAACAGCGATCTCCCAGACgtaaaactaaaatcacctcccttgatcctggtgaggggacatCTGGTCTGTCACCGCgagggtcagacagtgaatactctgaccaggaacaggaatag